One genomic segment of Methylocystis sp. SC2 includes these proteins:
- a CDS encoding NAD(P)/FAD-dependent oxidoreductase, producing MAHIVVMGAGIGGVAAALEVREGLAKQHQVTVVSELENFQFTPSNPWLAVQWRKPEELKVPLAPVFKKKKINFIPVGAKRVLPDENRLELQNGESVAYDYLVIATGPKLAFEELPGLGPHGGHTHSICTLQHAEIASKAYEEFCKNPGPIIIGAAPGVSCFGPAYEYAMILSTDLRRRGIRDKVPMTYITSEPYVGHLGLGGVGDTKGMLESAFRDRDIKWIVNAKTTAIEPGLLKCVELDDLGQVKKEHEVPFKFAMVMPAFKGVDALMGVEGLVNPRGFVIIDKNQRNPKYRNVFGVGVCVAIPPVEATPVPTGTPKTGYMIESMVTATAHNIAALIAGREAKEEGTWNAVCLADFGDKGVAFVAKPQIPPRNVNWSSEGRWVHLAKIAYEKYFLRKVRKGQSEPVYERYIMKLLGIERLRRALS from the coding sequence ATGGCTCATATCGTCGTCATGGGCGCGGGGATCGGCGGCGTCGCCGCGGCGCTCGAAGTCCGCGAGGGACTTGCAAAGCAACATCAGGTTACGGTCGTTTCGGAGCTTGAGAATTTCCAGTTCACGCCGTCCAATCCCTGGCTCGCCGTGCAATGGCGCAAGCCGGAAGAACTCAAGGTGCCGCTCGCGCCGGTCTTCAAGAAGAAGAAGATCAATTTCATTCCCGTCGGCGCGAAGCGCGTTCTGCCTGACGAAAACCGTCTCGAACTGCAGAATGGCGAGAGCGTCGCCTACGATTATCTCGTTATTGCGACCGGTCCGAAACTCGCCTTTGAGGAATTGCCGGGACTTGGACCGCACGGCGGACACACGCATTCGATCTGCACCCTGCAACATGCCGAGATCGCATCGAAAGCCTATGAGGAGTTCTGCAAGAATCCCGGCCCGATCATCATCGGCGCGGCGCCCGGCGTCTCCTGCTTTGGTCCGGCGTATGAATACGCCATGATCCTTTCCACCGACCTGCGTCGGCGCGGCATCCGCGACAAGGTGCCGATGACGTACATCACGTCCGAGCCCTATGTCGGCCATCTGGGTTTGGGCGGCGTCGGCGATACGAAAGGGATGCTCGAATCGGCGTTCCGCGATCGCGACATCAAATGGATCGTCAACGCCAAGACGACCGCCATCGAACCCGGCCTTCTCAAATGCGTCGAGCTCGATGATCTGGGACAGGTCAAGAAAGAACACGAAGTGCCGTTCAAATTCGCCATGGTGATGCCGGCCTTCAAAGGCGTCGACGCGCTGATGGGCGTCGAGGGACTGGTCAATCCGCGCGGCTTCGTCATCATCGACAAGAATCAGCGCAATCCGAAATATCGAAATGTTTTCGGCGTCGGCGTCTGCGTCGCCATCCCGCCCGTCGAGGCGACGCCGGTGCCCACTGGCACGCCGAAGACCGGCTATATGATCGAGTCGATGGTGACGGCGACGGCGCATAATATCGCCGCGCTGATCGCCGGTCGCGAAGCAAAGGAAGAAGGCACGTGGAATGCGGTTTGCTTGGCGGATTTCGGCGACAAGGGCGTCGCCTTCGTCGCGAAGCCGCAAATTCCGCCGCGTAACGTCAACTGGTCGAGCGAGGGGCGGTGGGTGCATCTCGCCAAGATCGCCTATGAGAAATACTTCCTGCGCAAGGTCCGCAAGGGACAGAGCGAGCCTGTTTACGAGCGTTACATCATGAAACTGCTCGGCATCGAACGGCTGCGCCGCGCGCTGTCATAA